The Mercurialis annua linkage group LG8, ddMerAnnu1.2, whole genome shotgun sequence genome window below encodes:
- the LOC126662064 gene encoding uncharacterized protein LOC126662064 — MGKEKIFFGSDETKGKKRPARTVEVDSQILEIVLHYDGEFGEGGYLWGDVCARCFDISQLSLNRLDLWAKKIGVKGLVMYYWRQPELDYHRGIKPLEHDRDVEEMARAALKEGVVDVYVRYLTSDDVHNLVPESGPKLELKEIEEDGPFEPVEDGPVEAVEDAAGVEEGPGDELLLLEWYGTEDEGQVEALEVEIAADEGPSDVAEGPEEGCSKKQKNK, encoded by the exons ATGGGAAAAGAAAAGATCTTCTTCGGCAGTGATGAGACGAAAGGGAAGAAACGGCCAG CCCGTACTGTGGAAGTGGATTCTCAGATCCTGGAAATTGTTCTGCACTATGATGGAGAATTTGGAGAAGGTGGTTATTTGTGGGGCGACGTGTGTGCAAGATGTTTTGACATTTCCCAACTGTCACTGAATAGGCTTGATTTGTGGGCCAAAAAAATTGGAGTGAAGGGGCTGGTTATGTATTATTGGAGGCAGCCAGAGTTGGACTATCATCGAGGGATAAAACCTCTTGAACATGATAGAGATGTTGAGGAGATGGCAAGGGCTGCACTAAAAGAAGGTGTGGTTGATGTCTACGTTCGATATTTAACCTCTGATGATGTGCATAATTTGGTGCCTGAGAGTGGACCCAAGTTAGAAttgaaagaaattgaagaagatggtccATTTGAGCCAGTTGAAGATGGTCCAGTGGAGGCAGTTGAAGATGCCGCGGGAGTTGAAGAAGGTCCAGGTGATGAATTATTGTTGCTAGAGTGGTACGGCACTGAAGATGAGGGCCAAGTAGAAGCCTTGGAAGTGGAGATTGCTGCTGATGAAGGCCCATCTGATGTGGCTGAAGGTCCAGAAGAAGGGTGCAGCAAAAAACagaagaacaaataa
- the LOC126662065 gene encoding E3 ubiquitin-protein ligase SINA-like 10, protein MSDNIVVSSLNMELMDCPICCEPLTTPIIQCENGHATCNSCSEKTQKCHSCTLPIRRMRNRILEDVADSLRVCCSLKNYGCPATVRYPEKSNHEKFCSFIECSCPIEVCNVKGTSEMIYAHCKVMHKDFVKPFVFCRKFPVSVRLNDNFFILQEENTDIVFVLNNTTCSYGNILTICCLAPSQAGCCPYEIEVNANSSHKFHSTTQNIQGTGNYYRSFSGFLLDSDHEFFADGMIKMEFCVYRAPELA, encoded by the exons ATGTCCGATAATATTGTTGTGTCTTCACTTAATATGGAACTCATGGATTGCCCAATATGCTGTGAACCCTTAACAACTCCAATTATTCAG TGTGAAAATGGGCATGCAACATGCAACTCATGCTCGGAGAAGACTCAGAAGTGCCATTCTTGCACCCTGCCTATCAGAAGAATGAGGAACCGGATTCTTGAAGATGTTGCTGACTCTTTGAGAGTTTGTTGCTCGTTAAAGAATTATGGATGCCCAGCAACTGTGAGGTACCCCGAAAAGAGCAACCACGAAAAGTTCTGTTCTTTCATAGAGTGCTCATGCCCCATTGAAGTTTGCAATGTTAAGGGAACCTCTGAAATGATTTATGCTCACTGTAAAGTGATGCATAAAGATTTTGTGAAGCCGTTTGTTTTTTGTCGTAAATTCCCTGTTTCTGTTCGGCTGAATGATAATTTCTTTATTCTCCAAGAGGAAAACACAGACATTGTGTTTGTTCTGAACAACACAACGTGTTCTTATGGGAATATTCTTACAATCTGTTGTCTTGCACCGTCACAAGCTGGATGCTGCCCCTATGAAATTGAAGTGAATGCCAACTCAAGTCACAAGTTTCACAGTACTACCCAGAACATTCAAGGCACCGGCAATTACTATCGTTCTTTTTCAGGGTTCCTTCTTGATAGTGACCACGAATTTTTTGCTGACGGTATGATCAAGATGGAGTTTTGTGTTTATCGCGCACCGGAGCTTGCTTAA
- the LOC126659597 gene encoding uncharacterized protein LOC126659597 produces the protein MAYQMTMVRNLKSEVNGMTEERNKALLELVHAHTQVAAKTDELEQLNEAFEGLKESIEMYHEENVLMIQDSGLQLMEINTLKKHVKLMEVKCSDMERKNKIMRLGFFVAFTIAGCSLSVACLKKK, from the coding sequence ATGGCCTATCAGATGACGATGGTCAGGAATTTGAAAAGTGAGGTTAATGGCATGACTGAAGAACGCAACAAAGCTCTACTGGAACTAGTTCATGCCCATACTCAGGTGGCGGCTAAAACTGACGAACTGGAGCAACTTAATGAGGCCTTCGAGGGATTGAAGGAGTCCATTGAGATGTACCACGAAGAAAATGTGCTTATGATCCAGGATAGTGGTCTGCAACTTATGGAGATAAACACTCTGAAGAAACACGTCAAGCTGATGGAAGTCAAGTGCTCAGACATGGAGAGGAAAAACAAGATCATGAGGCTTGGTTTTTTTGTGGCATTTACAATTGCCGGTTGCAGTTTATCCGTTGCTTGTTTGAAGAAAAAATGA
- the LOC126662066 gene encoding uncharacterized protein At4g04775-like, whose translation MAEGFSEEDYVDGFPVCNVPKCKCGLEAKVMVCWTEKHPGRRFFRCPNAKMRVNRCPFFMWYDEEYAPHLKHMLYTMKRSNGELQKEGEKLRGDVFELKHLIDRASIIDAIEVEDELLKAANKIEGMELELTDLYAANRRLQMEIRELKNELTAARIRENNRGTEGL comes from the exons ATGGCCGAAGGATTTTCAGAAGAGGATTATGTAGATGGATTCCCTGTGTGCAATGTTCCTAAATGCAAATGCGGATTGGAGGCGAAGGTCATGGTGTGTTGGACTGAAAAGCATCCTGGGAGGCGATTCTTTCGATGTCCAAATGCTAAG ATGCGGGTGAATCGATGCCCCTTCTTCATGTGGTATGACGAGGAATATGCTCCTCACCTGAAGCACATGTTGTATACTATGAAGAGATCAAATGGAGAGCTACAGAAAGAAGGGGAAAAGCTCAGAGGAGATGTATTCGAGCTGAAGCATTTGATTGACAGAGCAAGTATAATTGATGCAATTGAAGTGGAGGACGAGCTTCTTAAAGCTGCTAACAAAATTGAGGGGATGGAGCTGGAGCTAACAGACTTGTATGCTGCAAATAGGAGACTGCAGATGGAGATTAGAGAATTGAAGAATGAACTCACAGCTGCTCGGATTAGAGAAAATAATAGGGGAACTGAAGGCTTATAA
- the LOC126662067 gene encoding uncharacterized protein LOC126662067, which produces MRKKGKGKSKERERTGPPGTAGWGLMDESDSDEVVEVSPGFFEFFQINLHINGALGEWGYHDGEVSTGVYSVSGMTMKKLDRWMKREKVEGLVDYYWKEKDKEFHDWIRPINHDDDAMEMASAGKRDGEVDVYVRKLTVKDIEALVPPPPSPPHVVIEEIPNPKDLAYVYPTPVKKVRGKPLATKAGGSKPLGTKAVGEGPSESGGSWMSPYVSEYVSEGASMVQGNTQAQGNEGADFLGQTDTGNDEVAGERANEEASVQMADEDCHDKGDGAAEDCQLNGAEAGAVDGAEAEAGAMDGAEAEAMDGAEAEAMDVAMDLAEAEAGAAEDWQVNGVEAGASEQHGPQEEEVPIQGPHEEAQDLGADDGPHMDEVEGLHDKGPTQQTQDVDFDNFFQTQHQPPFEGLFEDQNRELPQRQSEDQPPMPTEEELHHSHEWVEVEDWDDDLDEYIVDPDYDILDGDEDLTTELRSNGQLPEDNEENEENEQDEENEENIGASQNRAGGRPKGKAQFESGGVDRTIHQDTVGGDSEYVESDGNRSISDSEEEGGEDFNVFDEDHDHEGPTFSIGMLFTDREQFKKACREWGIHHRYQLHFPVNEITRVRAKCYSKSKCKFYVFASKLHLKDPNDNTFRVKTLDLRHTCPKVSKNFHLTSAVLADKYLEEFRNDPEYKSEVFVKKIQTDLKQSISIQQARRARRAALDKLEGDEDRQYEKLYDYKREVLRTNPGSTVEFKEARGKFQGMYVCFDGLKQAFVNGMRQIVCLDGCWLKGKYGGQLLSATGIDPNDCMYPLAYAWVKTENTETWMWFIGLLSVDLHLTNAAVFMSDKQKGLLNAVKELFPYSEHRFCWRHLWANFRSTFHTQHMKPFIWNIGTATYKAAMDRAMKALEDKHDAGYKWIKERDRKHWCRALFKEEVKCDILLNNLAEAFNKYILAAREKPVLTMFEMIRTQLMKRINDKQKFGGNMEGELCPKIRKKLAKIIDYGWKFTADPGGSPQWQVEGPGGQFVVDLANRTCTCRRWQLSGIPCSHATPCIYGNNQRPEEFVDDCYSVATYQRVYSYVINPMNGPDMWETDPEPANIILPPSPVHKKKRGRIPTARKKEAEELEKQRVEKAKEAAAGREKLPRKGNMRMTCSLCGQYGHNKRGCLKRSGGQSTHEVGGPSAKRVPGGQSVEREPGGQSAEREPVLHDSPVTLRWMMDGTSQVVHRSPSRRDTFPFVDQAVPAEPPLADQGQPDQNHPGDAEENAFNSQRSSVDDGAPSQPIPTQAEKGKGKRRAKDVPSRYMNILRKRSKKT; this is translated from the exons atgagaaagaaaggaaaaggaaaatcaAAGGAAAGAGAACGAACGGGACCACCTGGAACTGCTGGATGGGGTTTAATGGATGAGAGCGATAGTGACGAAGTGGTGGAAG TGTCACCaggtttttttgaattttttcaaatcaaccTTCACATTAATGGGGCATTGGGGGAATGGGGTTACCATGATGGGGAAGTGTCCACCGGCGTTTATTCTGTGTCTGGTATGACTATGAAGAAATTAGATAGATGGatgaaaagagaaaaagttGAGGGCTTAGTTGATTATTACTGGAAAGAAAAAGACAAGGAATTTCATGATTGGATTAGACCGATAAATCACGACGATGATGCTATGGAAATGGCAAGTGCTGGGAAGAGGGACGGAGAAGTGGATGTCTATGTTAGGAAACTGACCGTTAAAGACATTGAGGCTTTAGTCCCTCCGCCCCCCTCGCCCCCACATGTTGTAATTGAGGAGATACCAAATCCCAAAGATTTAGCTTATGTGTATCCCACTCCCGTGAAAAAAGTAAGGGGTAAACCATTGGCTACCAAGGCTGGTGGGAGTAAACCACTGGGTACCAAGGCTGTTGGTGAAGGTCCTTCAGAAAGTGGGGGGTCATGGATGAGTCCATATGTAAGTGAATATGTAAGTGAAGGGGCTTCTATGGTCCAGGGAAATACGCAGGCTCAGGGGAATGAAGGGGCAGATTTTTTGGGACAAACTGACACTGGGAATGATGAGGTTGCTGGTGAGCGGGCAAATGAAGAGGCAAGCGTTCAGATGGCTGATGAAGATTGCCATGATAAGGGGGATGGGGCTGCTGAAGATTGCCAACTTAATGGGGCTGAGGCTGGGGCTGTGGATGGGGCTGAAGCTGAGGCTGGGGCTATGGATGGGGCTGAGGCTGAGGCTATGGATGGGGCTGAGGCTGAGGCTATGGATGTGGCTATGGATTTGGCTGAGGCTGAGGCTGGGGCTGCTGAAGATTGGCAAGTGAATGGGGTTGAGGCTGGGGCTAGTGAACAGCATGGGCCACAAGAGGAAGAAGTTCCAATTCAGGGGCCACATGAGGAAGCTCAGGATTTGGGGGCTGACGATGGGCCGCACATGGATGAGGTAGAGGGGCTGCATGATAAGGGTCCTACTCAACAAACTCAAGATGTGGACTTCGACAATTTCTTCCAGACCCAACATCAGCCCCCTTTTGAGGGTTTATTTGAGGACCAGAACAGGGAACTACCGCAAAGGCAAAGTGAAGACCAGCCACCAATGCCCACTGAAGAAGAGCTTCATCATTCACATGAATGGGTTGAAGTTGAAGATTGGGATGATGATCTAGATGAGTACATTGTGGATCCTGATTATGACATCTTGGATGGTGATGAAGATTTGACTACCGAGTTGAGGTCAAACGGTCAGTTGCCTGAAGATAATGAAGAGAATGAAGAGAATGAACAGGATGAAGAGAACGAAGAGAATATTGGTGCTTCGCAGAACAGGGCTGGTGGGAGACCCAAAGGTAAAGCCCAATTTGAGTCTGGTGGTGTTGACAGAACAATTCACCAGGACACTGTGGGTGGTGATTCAGAGTACGTAGAGTCTGATGGTAATAGATCTATTTCAGATTCAGAAGAAGAGGGGGGGGAGGATTTTAATGTGTTTGATGAAGACCACGACCATGAGGGTCCAACTTTCTCTATTGGGATGTTGTTCACTGACAGGGAGCAGTTTAAGAAGGCCTGCCGTGAGTGGGGGATACACCACAGGTACCAACTGCACTTCCCTGTAAATGAGATAACAAGGGTGAGGGCAAAGTGCTACTCAAAGAGCAAATGTAAGTTCTACGTGTTTGCCTCAAAGCTGCACCTCAAAGATCCCAATGACAACACATTCCGAGTGAAGACCCTTGATCTGCGCCATACATGTCCTAAAGTGAGCAAAAACTTCCACCTGACTAGTGCAGTCCTCGCCGACAAGTACTTAGAAGAATTTAGAAACGATCCTGAATATAAGTCTGaagtgtttgtgaagaagattcAGACGGACCTAAAACAATCAATAAGCATTCAGCAGGCAAGAAGAGCAAGAAGGGCAGCATTGGACAAATTGGAGGGTGATGAAGACCGGCAATATGAGAAGCTGTATGACTATAAGAGGGAGGTTTTGAGAACCAACCCAGGCAGCACGGTGGAGTTTAAAGAAGCAAGGGGGAAGTTCCAGGgaatgtatgtatgttttgatgGGTTGAAGCAGGCCTTCGTGAATGGGATGAGACAGATTGTCTGTCTGGATGGGTGCTGGTTGAAGGGTAAATACGGGGGTCAACTTCTTTCTGCAACAGGGATTGATCCAAACGACTGTATGTACCCCTTAGCATATGCCTGGGTTAAAACGGAGAACACGGAGACCTGGATGTGGTTTATTGGGCTACTATCAGTTGATCTGCACCTTACGAATGCCGCTGTTTTCATGTCCGATAAACAAAAG GGTTTGTTGAATGCTGTGAAGGAGTTGTTCCCATATTCAGAGCATCGATTTTGCTGGAGGCATTTGTGGGCCAATTTCAGGAGCACATTTCACACGCAACACATGAAGCCCTTCATCTGGAACATTGGAACAGCAACATACAAAGCAGCCATGGATAGAGCAATGAAAGCTCTGGAAGACAAACATGACGCTGGCTACAAATGGATCAAAGAGAGGGACAGGAAACACTGGTGTAGAGCGCTGTTCAAAGAGGAAGTTAAGTGTGATATCCTCCTAAACAACCTGGCTGAAGCATTCAACAAGTACATACTTGCTGCAAGAGAGAAGCCAGTGTTGACAATGTTCGAAATGATAAGGACGCAGCTTATGAAGAGGATTAATGACAAGCAGAAGTTTGGGGGAAACATGGAGGGTGAGCTGTGCCCAAAGATCAGAAAGAAGCTTGCTAAAATCATTGATTATGGTTGGAAGTTCACCGCAGATCCTGGTGGTAGCCCTCAGTGGCAGGTAGAGGGCCCAGGGGGCCAGTTCGTAGTTGATTTGGCTAACAGAACATGCACATGTCGAAGGTGGCAGCTTAGTGGAATCCCATGTTCGCACGCTACACCATGCATATATGGAAATAATCAACGGCCTGAAGAGTTTGTGGATGATTGCTACAGTGTAGCTACGTATCAGAGGGTATACAGCTATGTAATCAACCCTATGAATGGGCCAGACATGTGGGAAACAGACCCTGAGCCGGCTAATATCATACTCCCACCATCCCCAGTACATAAGAAGAAGAGGGGCAGAATACCAACGGCCAGGAAAAAAGAGGCGGAGGAACTAGAGAAACAAAGGGTTGAAAAAGCCAAGGAAGCCGCTGCAGGTAGGGAAAAGTTGCCAAGGAAAGGAAATATGAGAATGACGTGCAGTTTATGTGGTCAATATGGACACAATAAGAGGGGTTGCCTAAAGAGGAGTGGGGGTCAGTCAACTCATGAGGTTGGTGGTCCGTCAGCTAAAAGAGTGCCTGGTGGTCAGTCTGTTGAAAGAGAGCCTGGTGGTCAGTCTGCTGAACGAGAACCTGTGCTTCATGACTCTCCAGTCACCCTCCGCTGGATGATGGAT GGTACAAGTCAAGTCGTTCATAGGTCACCGAGTAGACGTGACACCTTTCCATTTGTGGATCAAGCAGTTCCGGCGGAACCTCCGCTTGCTGACCAAGGCCAACCAGACCAGAACCACCCAGGTGATGCAGAAGAGAATGCCTTCAACAGCCAACGGAGCAGTGTTGACGATGGAGCTCCGTCCCAACCTATCCCGACGCAAGCTGAAAAAGGAAAAGGGAAGCGGAGAGCTAAAGATGTTCCCTCTAGATACATGAACATCCTGAGGAAGAGATCCAAAAAAACGTAG
- the LOC126661911 gene encoding receptor-like cytoplasmic kinase 176, which yields MGSCFSVRIKAESPLHHGSKSGNEVSGSSGTLPSTPRTEGEILQSSNLKNFSFNELKAATRNFRPDSVLGEGGFGCVFKGWIDEHTLTAAKPGTGMVIAVKRLNQESFQGHQEWLAEINYLGQLYHPNLVKLIGYCLEDDHRLLVYEFMPKGSLENHLFRRGSFVQPLSWILRLKIALDAAKGVAFLHSDKAKVIYRDFKASNILLDSNYIAKLSDFGLAKDGPTGSNSHVSTRVMGTYGYAAPEYMATGHLTKRSDVYSFGVVLLEILSGRRAIDKNRPAREHSLVDWARPYLTSKRKILQVMDARIEGQYMLKHALKVANLAMQCISPEPRFRPKMEEVVKALEQLLESIDNEGSKGFRSDSLRKANRGSSNGPRHHRKSTEDISNGRAASRSRPSASPLRT from the exons ATGGGTTCTTGTTTTAGTGTTAGAATCAAAGCTGAAAGTCCTCTTCATCATG GCAGCAAAAGCGGAAATGAAGTGAGTGGATCTAGCGGTACATTGCCTTCAACTCCTCGAACAGAAGGCGAGATCTTGCAGTCTTCGAATTTGAAAAACTTTAGCTTCAATGAACTGAAAGCGGCCACTAGGAACTTCCGCCCGGACAGTGTTTTGGGTGAGGGCGGATTCGGTTGTGTCTTCAAAGGATGGATCGATGAGCATACACTAACGGCTGCCAAGCCGGGAACGGGGATGGTCATTGCTGTAAAGAGGCTTAACCAAGAGAGTTTCCAAGGTCACCAAGAATGGCTG GCTGAAATAAACTACCTCGGTCAGTTATATCATCCGAATCTTGTGAAATTGATTGGATATTGCTTAGAGGATGACCACCGACTTCTTGTGTACGAATTCATGCCTAAGGGCAGCTTAGAGAACCATCTATTTAGAA GGGGTTCTTTTGTTCAACCACTCTCGTGGATTCTCCGCTTAAAGATTGCGCTTGATGCTGCTAAAGGGGTAGCCTTTCTTCACAGCGACAAGGCCAAAGTCATTTACCGAGATTTTAAGGCTTCCAATATCCTGCTCGATTCA AATTACATCGCTAAACTCTCTGATTTCGGGTTGGCCAAAGATGGGCCAACAGGTAGTAACAGTCATGTTTCGACCAGAGTAATGGGTACCTACGGGTATGCAGCTCCTGAGTATATGGCCACAG GTCATCTAACTAAAAGGAGCGATGTGTACAGTTTCGGGGTAGTTCTCCTTGAAATTCTATCAGGGAGACGAGCGATAGACAAGAATAGGCCAGCGAGAGAACATAGTTTAGTTGATTGGGCAAGGCCTTATCTTACCAGTAAACGCAAGATTTTGCAGGTTATGGATGCTCGAATCGAAGGCCAGTATATGTTAAAACATGCGTTAAAAGTGGCCAATCTGGCAATGCAATGCATATCACCAGAACCAAGGTTTAGACCGAAGATGGAAGAAGTGGTAAAAGCATTGGAACAACTGCTCGAGTCCATCGACAATGAAGGTTCTAAGGGATTCCGTAGCGATAGCCTTCGAAAAGCTAATCGAGGTTCGAGCAACGGTCCTAGGCATCACCGGAAAAGTACCGAAGACATTTCTAATGGAAGAGCTGCATCAAGGTCAAGGCCATCTGCTTCTCCTCTACGCACATAA